Proteins encoded together in one Rhodospirillaceae bacterium window:
- a CDS encoding N,N-dimethylformamidase — MLKIVGYTDRPSVRPGERLDFKVSCEGGATSFDARIVRLICGDDGPISPGYKTSPVEAKVNATYPGRQQKIDLGSYLMTTKPVTLLASAGFTLAAIVQGHWVDKEAPQTVLACHDLSNAGSSRGVALGLDRQGAGAVTVGDGRGQITLGTGKPLLPKRWYLLAASYDAADRRLIVIQRPLDRQFGEPEISDGSAVIPFNLPDMTAATVTIGAGLQPGLHDRRQSQHHFDGKIEAPAIYTGYLDPAKITHPSWAPSPCIARWDFSRDMASKSVKDQSGNGFDGILVNLPHRAVTASNWHSETTNWRERPELYGAIHFHCDDLYDMGWATDFTWDLPNDLASGIYACELTTRDGGEDILPFFVLPPKGKVTASVALLASTYTYLAYANSHHGYEDALSEVCYGALLELGPTEQFLKERRDFGVSLYDRHRDGSGSCYSSWLRPILNTRPKRAIWNFNADLHITDWLHAIGQPYDIITDDRIHVEGVDLLKNYRCVIAGTHPEYHSTQMLDAFERYQKDGGRLMYLGGNGFYWRIATNPEWPAAIELRRGEAGTRCYELPPGERYHAFTGEFGGLWRSQGRAPQKMFGVGFVTEGFDASSYYLRLADSFDPRAAFIFEGIGPQDRIGDFGILGGAAGLELDASDPELGTPAHALILAASVEHSNVYLLTPEEMLAGFPGLDAIENSKCRAELVFFETPSGGAVFSTGSIGWSSSLAHNNYDNNVSRLTLNVLRRFLDPETFA, encoded by the coding sequence ATGTTGAAGATTGTCGGTTATACGGATCGCCCTTCGGTGCGGCCCGGCGAAAGGCTCGACTTCAAGGTGTCGTGCGAAGGTGGCGCCACGTCCTTCGATGCGCGCATCGTGCGCCTCATCTGCGGTGATGACGGCCCGATCAGCCCCGGTTACAAGACTTCACCGGTAGAGGCGAAGGTCAATGCCACCTATCCGGGGCGTCAGCAGAAGATCGATCTCGGCTCCTATCTGATGACCACCAAGCCAGTCACCTTGCTGGCTTCCGCCGGCTTTACCCTGGCGGCCATCGTGCAAGGGCATTGGGTCGACAAGGAAGCGCCACAGACAGTGCTGGCCTGCCATGACCTGAGCAACGCCGGTTCCTCGCGCGGCGTGGCATTGGGTCTCGATCGTCAGGGGGCCGGCGCGGTCACCGTGGGCGATGGGCGCGGGCAGATCACGCTCGGCACCGGCAAACCCCTATTGCCGAAACGCTGGTACCTGCTGGCGGCGAGCTATGATGCCGCCGACCGGCGCCTGATCGTCATCCAGCGTCCGCTCGACCGGCAATTCGGAGAACCGGAGATCAGCGACGGATCCGCCGTGATCCCGTTCAATCTCCCCGACATGACGGCCGCCACGGTGACGATCGGCGCCGGCCTGCAGCCGGGCCTTCACGACCGCCGCCAGTCGCAGCATCATTTCGATGGCAAGATCGAAGCCCCCGCGATCTATACCGGCTATCTCGATCCGGCGAAGATCACGCATCCAAGCTGGGCGCCCAGCCCCTGTATCGCGCGCTGGGATTTCAGCCGCGACATGGCATCGAAGAGCGTCAAGGACCAGAGCGGCAACGGGTTCGACGGGATACTCGTCAATCTGCCGCATCGCGCAGTCACCGCTTCCAACTGGCATAGCGAGACGACCAACTGGCGCGAGCGGCCGGAGCTTTACGGCGCCATCCATTTCCATTGCGACGATCTCTATGACATGGGCTGGGCCACGGATTTCACCTGGGACCTGCCGAATGATCTTGCCAGTGGGATCTATGCCTGCGAGCTCACCACGCGGGACGGCGGCGAGGATATTCTGCCTTTCTTCGTGCTGCCGCCCAAAGGCAAGGTCACGGCCTCGGTCGCCTTGCTGGCCTCGACCTACACATATCTCGCTTATGCCAATTCGCATCACGGGTATGAGGATGCGCTGTCCGAGGTCTGTTACGGCGCCCTTCTCGAATTGGGACCGACCGAACAGTTTCTGAAAGAACGACGCGATTTCGGCGTTTCGCTGTATGACCGGCATCGCGATGGGTCGGGCAGCTGCTATTCGTCCTGGCTGCGGCCGATCCTCAACACAAGGCCCAAGCGTGCGATCTGGAATTTCAACGCCGATCTCCATATTACCGACTGGCTGCATGCGATCGGCCAGCCTTATGACATCATCACCGACGACCGCATCCACGTGGAAGGCGTCGATCTCCTCAAGAACTATCGCTGCGTCATTGCCGGGACCCATCCCGAGTATCACAGCACGCAGATGCTGGATGCGTTCGAGCGCTATCAGAAGGATGGCGGCCGGCTGATGTATCTGGGTGGCAATGGCTTCTACTGGCGCATCGCCACCAATCCGGAATGGCCGGCGGCGATCGAGTTGCGCCGGGGCGAAGCCGGCACACGTTGTTATGAACTGCCGCCGGGCGAACGCTATCATGCCTTCACCGGCGAGTTCGGTGGCCTGTGGCGCAGTCAGGGTCGCGCGCCGCAGAAGATGTTCGGCGTCGGTTTCGTGACTGAAGGGTTTGACGCCAGTTCCTACTACCTGCGCCTCGCTGACAGTTTCGACCCGCGCGCGGCCTTCATCTTCGAGGGCATCGGACCGCAGGATCGGATTGGCGATTTCGGCATCCTGGGCGGTGCAGCAGGGTTGGAACTCGATGCCAGTGACCCGGAGCTCGGAACCCCCGCTCACGCTCTGATCCTGGCAGCGTCGGTCGAGCACTCGAACGTCTATCTGCTGACGCCGGAGGAAATGCTGGCCGGCTTCCCGGGGCTGGATGCGATCGAGAACTCAAAATGCCGCGCCGAGTTGGTCTTCTTCGAGACGCCGTCCGGGGGCGCGGTCTTTTCGACCGGTTCAATCGGCTGGTCGAGTTCGCTGGCCCACAACAATTATGACAATAACGTGTCGCGCCTGACACTTAACGTCCTCCGCCGGTTCCTGGATCCGGAGACTTTCGCCTAG
- a CDS encoding DsbA family oxidoreductase, whose product MLLEIFADTVCPWCYIGKRRLMRALANRPQPGLVIRWRAFQLNPGMPMAGIDRAQYMTAKFGSLERAQRVFDSVARVGRNEGINFYFDHIQRTPNTLRSHRLLQAAAKIGREGLLLDRLYAAYFTEGVDIGDPEMLIAMAEKIGLPAETARAAVEGIPEIDMALAEDFQSRRLGITGVPYFIFNGRFGLSGAQEPEVLYSMFDLAREDDKERVAS is encoded by the coding sequence ATGCTGCTGGAGATCTTCGCCGATACCGTCTGCCCCTGGTGCTATATCGGAAAGCGCCGGCTGATGCGTGCCTTGGCTAACCGGCCGCAGCCGGGTCTTGTGATCCGCTGGCGCGCCTTCCAGCTCAATCCCGGCATGCCGATGGCCGGCATCGACCGCGCCCAGTACATGACGGCGAAGTTCGGCAGCCTGGAGCGGGCGCAGCGCGTGTTCGACAGCGTGGCCAGGGTCGGGCGCAATGAGGGGATCAACTTCTATTTCGATCATATCCAGCGCACACCCAACACACTGCGCTCACACCGCCTGTTGCAGGCGGCAGCGAAGATCGGCCGAGAGGGCCTCCTACTGGACCGACTATATGCCGCCTATTTCACCGAGGGCGTCGATATCGGCGATCCGGAGATGTTGATCGCGATGGCCGAGAAGATCGGCCTCCCCGCCGAAACGGCAAGGGCGGCGGTCGAGGGTATTCCGGAAATCGATATGGCACTCGCTGAAGATTTCCAGTCGCGGCGCTTAGGGATCACCGGGGTGCCCTACTTCATCTTCAACGGCCGGTTCGGCCTCTCGGGGGCGCAGGAACCGGAAGTTCTCTATTCCATGTTCGACCTTGCCAGAGAGGACGACAAGGAGCGGGTTGCGTCGTGA
- the mfd gene encoding transcription-repair coupling factor has protein sequence MRQPLPFDVPADAAAAGRQDVAGVPDGHDAQLVAGIARTRSLNGLLHVARDDLRMSRMIDALRFVAPELEVLAFPAWDCLPYDRSSPHRDILAARIETLSTLAAAGATGQPLPIVVTTVAALLQKVPAAAAFKNAGFDLVRGKALGQDALVTYLLGNGYLRNATVTESGEFALRGGIVDLYPPGTPQPLRVDFFGDEIEDIRQFDPLTQRSQEKLERFEIKPVNEITLTPAAIEAFRTGYRETFGASGSDDPLYEAISAGRHYPGMEHWLPLFGAPLVALDSYLPQAVITLDHQADDAKRARLDTIADFYAARRDLQRAERESGGTAYKPLPPDQLYLTDADWKNFARRHTIFAFHHFGTGSETNLRATGAPGLSFAEARTNPDINVYDAAAKAIRAEQQAGKRVLLTAFSQGAVERIGHLLNEHGLHKQVAVDSLAEFMAYPRDTLGRAVLGLDQGYTAEGLLVVTEQDILGDRLTRTVTRKRKTETFLAELANFSAGDFIVHVDHGVGRYEGLETLDVGGAPHDCLRLTYAGNDKLYVPVENIEVLTRYGGEDAHVELDKLGGAAWQARKARVKQRIKDIAQHLLKVAAQRAIRESDPLAAPAGLFDEFCARFAYAETEDQQRAIDDVLTDLAAGKPMERLVCGDVGFGKTEVALRAAFVAAMSGKQVAVVTPTTLLCRQHFKTFSERFRGFPVRVRQLSRLVGAKETKETKADLKDGRVEIVIGTHSLLAKSVEFADLGLLIVDEEQHFGVSQKERLKELRGDIHVLTLTATPIPRTLQLALTGIREMSLITTPPVDRLAVRTFVLPFDPVVVREAILREQFRGGQIFYVCPRIEDLETVAERVRRLVPEVKIVTAHGQMSATALEKAMTAFYDRSYDMLLATNIIESGLDIPSANTMIIHRADILGLSQLYQLRGRIGRSKLRGYCYLTTVPNKTLTETAQKRLDVMQTLDQLGAGFTLASHDLDIRGAGNLLGEEQSGQVREVGVELYQQLLEDAVAEARGDLRAQQKQEWAPQINLGTSVLIPEAYVTDLSVRLGLYRRIATLENDQEAEAFAAEMIDRFGPLPNEVENLLKIVAVKRLCRSAGIERIEAGPKGAVLSFRNNRYAKPDRLIDYISKRSDIMSVRPDQKLVYRQDWLDADARVSGVRKLMDKLADMAA, from the coding sequence ATGCGCCAGCCATTGCCATTCGACGTCCCGGCGGATGCCGCCGCGGCCGGTCGGCAGGACGTTGCCGGCGTTCCCGACGGTCACGACGCCCAACTGGTCGCCGGCATTGCCCGGACGCGTTCGCTTAACGGCCTGCTGCATGTGGCGCGCGACGATCTCCGCATGAGCCGGATGATCGACGCCCTGCGCTTCGTGGCGCCGGAGCTTGAGGTCCTGGCCTTCCCGGCCTGGGACTGCCTGCCCTATGACCGTTCCTCCCCGCACCGAGACATTCTGGCGGCGCGTATCGAGACCCTGTCTACGCTGGCTGCTGCCGGTGCAACCGGACAGCCCTTGCCCATTGTCGTCACGACGGTCGCAGCCCTGCTGCAAAAGGTACCTGCGGCGGCTGCCTTCAAGAATGCCGGTTTCGATCTTGTGCGTGGCAAGGCCCTGGGGCAGGACGCGCTCGTGACCTACCTGCTTGGCAACGGATATTTGCGCAATGCGACCGTCACCGAATCAGGCGAATTCGCCCTGCGCGGCGGCATTGTCGATCTCTATCCGCCGGGAACGCCGCAGCCGTTGCGTGTCGATTTCTTCGGCGACGAAATCGAGGATATCCGGCAGTTCGACCCCCTTACACAGCGCAGCCAGGAGAAGCTCGAACGCTTTGAGATCAAGCCGGTCAACGAAATCACGCTGACTCCGGCGGCAATCGAGGCCTTTCGCACCGGATACCGGGAGACATTCGGCGCCAGCGGCTCCGACGATCCACTTTACGAGGCTATCAGCGCCGGCCGACACTATCCCGGTATGGAACATTGGCTGCCGCTGTTCGGGGCGCCGTTGGTGGCCCTCGACAGCTATCTGCCGCAGGCGGTCATCACCCTCGACCATCAGGCGGATGACGCCAAGCGCGCACGCCTCGACACGATCGCCGATTTCTACGCCGCGCGCCGGGACCTGCAGCGGGCCGAGCGGGAATCCGGCGGCACCGCCTACAAGCCGCTACCGCCGGACCAACTCTATCTTACCGATGCGGATTGGAAGAACTTTGCCCGTCGCCACACGATCTTCGCCTTCCACCATTTCGGCACCGGCAGCGAAACCAATCTGCGCGCGACGGGAGCGCCCGGCCTCAGCTTCGCCGAAGCCCGCACCAACCCGGACATCAATGTCTATGATGCGGCGGCCAAGGCCATCCGCGCCGAGCAGCAGGCCGGCAAGCGTGTGCTGCTCACGGCCTTCAGCCAGGGCGCGGTCGAGCGCATCGGCCATCTTCTGAATGAACACGGGCTGCATAAGCAGGTCGCTGTCGACAGTCTTGCCGAATTTATGGCCTATCCGCGCGACACGCTGGGCCGTGCTGTCCTGGGGCTGGACCAGGGTTACACCGCAGAGGGCCTGCTAGTCGTTACCGAACAGGATATCCTGGGCGATCGCCTCACGCGCACGGTCACCCGCAAGCGCAAGACCGAAACTTTTCTGGCCGAGCTCGCCAATTTCAGCGCCGGCGACTTCATCGTCCATGTCGATCACGGTGTCGGCCGCTATGAGGGCCTTGAGACCCTGGATGTCGGCGGCGCGCCACATGACTGCCTGCGCCTTACCTATGCCGGTAATGACAAGCTCTATGTTCCCGTCGAGAATATCGAGGTGCTCACCCGCTATGGCGGCGAGGACGCCCATGTTGAACTCGACAAACTGGGCGGCGCCGCCTGGCAGGCGCGCAAGGCGCGGGTCAAGCAGCGTATCAAGGATATCGCCCAGCATCTGCTGAAGGTCGCAGCGCAGCGCGCCATCCGCGAGAGCGATCCATTGGCAGCGCCTGCCGGCCTGTTCGACGAATTCTGTGCCCGTTTCGCCTATGCCGAGACCGAAGATCAGCAGCGCGCCATCGACGATGTGCTGACCGACCTTGCCGCCGGCAAACCGATGGAGCGGCTGGTCTGCGGCGACGTGGGCTTCGGCAAGACGGAGGTCGCTTTGCGCGCGGCCTTCGTCGCGGCCATGAGCGGGAAGCAGGTCGCGGTCGTGACGCCCACGACCTTGCTCTGCCGCCAGCATTTCAAGACCTTCAGCGAACGCTTCCGTGGCTTCCCGGTGCGGGTGCGCCAGCTGTCACGGCTGGTCGGCGCCAAGGAAACCAAGGAGACCAAGGCCGATCTCAAGGACGGCCGTGTCGAAATCGTCATCGGTACTCACTCATTGCTGGCAAAATCCGTCGAGTTTGCTGATCTCGGCCTCCTCATCGTCGACGAGGAACAGCACTTTGGCGTCAGCCAGAAGGAGCGCCTCAAGGAACTTCGCGGCGACATCCATGTACTGACCCTGACCGCGACCCCGATCCCGCGTACCCTGCAACTGGCGCTGACCGGCATCCGCGAGATGAGCCTCATCACGACCCCGCCGGTCGATCGTCTGGCAGTGCGCACCTTCGTGCTGCCTTTCGATCCTGTGGTCGTGCGCGAGGCGATCCTGCGCGAGCAGTTCCGCGGTGGCCAGATCTTCTATGTCTGCCCGCGCATCGAGGATCTCGAAACCGTGGCCGAGCGCGTGCGCAGGCTGGTGCCGGAGGTGAAGATCGTCACAGCCCATGGCCAGATGTCGGCAACGGCACTCGAAAAGGCGATGACGGCATTCTATGACCGCAGCTACGACATGCTGCTCGCCACCAACATCATCGAATCCGGCCTGGATATTCCCAGTGCCAACACGATGATCATCCACCGCGCCGATATCCTGGGGTTGTCGCAGCTCTACCAGTTGCGGGGCCGCATCGGCCGTTCCAAACTCCGTGGCTATTGCTACCTCACCACGGTACCGAACAAGACCCTGACCGAGACGGCGCAGAAGCGCCTCGACGTCATGCAGACGCTCGATCAGTTGGGCGCTGGGTTCACCCTGGCCAGCCACGACCTCGACATTCGCGGCGCTGGCAATCTGCTGGGCGAAGAACAATCGGGCCAGGTGCGCGAAGTGGGCGTCGAGCTGTACCAGCAGCTACTGGAAGACGCTGTCGCCGAGGCCCGCGGCGATCTCCGCGCCCAGCAGAAGCAGGAATGGGCGCCGCAGATCAATCTCGGCACGTCGGTCCTCATCCCGGAAGCCTATGTCACTGACCTCTCGGTGCGCCTCGGCCTATATCGTCGCATCGCCACCCTGGAAAACGACCAGGAAGCCGAAGCCTTCGCCGCTGAGATGATCGACCGCTTCGGTCCGCTGCCGAACGAAGTGGAAAATCTGTTGAAGATCGTGGCCGTGAAGCGCCTCTGCCGCAGCGCCGGTATCGAGCGCATCGAGGCGGGGCCGAAGGGTGCGGTGCTCTCATTCCGCAATAACCGCTACGCCAAACCCGACCGGCTCATCGACTACATCTCAAAACGCTCCGACATCATGTCGGTGCGCCCCGACCAGAAACTGGTCTACCGCCAGGATTGGCTCGATGCCGATGCACGGGTGAGTGGTGTTCGGAAGTTGATGGACAAGCTAGCTGACATGGCGGCCTGA
- a CDS encoding succinate dehydrogenase assembly factor 2, translated as MDDVERQRKRLMFQCRHRGTKELDLVLGPFAEANLPTMNADELRNLSAFLSEIDPDIYDWLSGRETLPERLRSPVTDRLVAFGRQRLSGFGES; from the coding sequence ATGGATGACGTGGAGCGGCAGCGCAAAAGGCTGATGTTCCAGTGCCGCCATCGCGGGACCAAGGAACTTGACCTGGTTCTGGGGCCGTTTGCCGAGGCCAATCTCCCCACCATGAACGCTGACGAATTACGGAATTTGAGTGCCTTCTTGAGCGAAATCGATCCAGATATCTATGACTGGCTGTCCGGCCGCGAAACCCTGCCCGAACGGCTGCGGAGCCCGGTGACCGACCGTCTGGTCGCATTCGGCCGCCAACGGCTCTCGGGGTTCGGGGAATCCTGA
- a CDS encoding DUF502 domain-containing protein: protein MSQPENPQEPGPDLIPPPLSPEDLTLKRPVRLGLGVRLRNYFLAGILITAPVSLTVYIAWLFISWVDQTVLPLVPPEYNPERYLPFSIPGIGLIIVLLVLTTIGAVTAGLFGRLTRQLMESILNRLPIIRSIYSAIKQIVETVLANQSSAFRDSVLVEFPRAGAWTLGFVTGTTPPEVAAAIGGDALTIFVPTTPNPTSGYLIFVPRRDVIYLDMSVEDGIKLVVSGGIVAPGKAVAKPKSSA, encoded by the coding sequence ATGAGCCAGCCGGAGAACCCGCAAGAACCGGGACCCGACTTAATACCGCCGCCGCTTTCACCCGAGGACCTGACGCTGAAGCGGCCGGTCCGCTTGGGCCTCGGGGTGCGTCTGCGCAACTATTTCCTAGCGGGCATCCTGATCACGGCGCCGGTCAGTCTCACTGTATACATCGCCTGGCTGTTCATTAGCTGGGTGGATCAGACCGTCCTGCCTTTGGTGCCGCCGGAATACAATCCGGAGCGCTATCTGCCGTTCTCCATTCCGGGCATCGGTCTCATCATCGTCCTCCTCGTGCTGACGACAATCGGCGCGGTCACGGCCGGTCTCTTTGGTCGCCTGACGCGTCAGTTGATGGAGAGCATCCTCAATCGCTTGCCGATCATTCGCAGCATCTACAGCGCCATTAAGCAGATCGTCGAAACGGTGCTGGCCAACCAATCCTCGGCCTTCCGCGATTCCGTGCTGGTTGAATTCCCGCGTGCCGGCGCCTGGACACTGGGCTTCGTCACCGGCACCACGCCGCCGGAAGTGGCAGCCGCGATCGGCGGTGATGCGCTCACCATCTTCGTGCCGACGACGCCGAACCCGACCTCCGGCTATCTCATCTTTGTGCCACGCCGGGATGTCATCTATCTCGACATGTCTGTCGAAGACGGCATCAAGCTGGTGGTCTCCGGCGGTATCGTGGCACCCGGCAAGGCGGTTGCGAAGCCGAAGTCCTCAGCCTGA
- a CDS encoding PAS domain-containing protein has product MAKLDWIEGLVCFAERSQINSNVIAGVEQVWETLRGERAFPAREEIDPVAFRSWLPYLSVMELHDGPFRVLYRLIGTEVARFAGEDFSGKWLHETGWSDKHQALNLILYERLFRTRQPVYGFSRVDWQGSSEYTFQWALLPLGDRVGAVSHCLSVDDFSHIAPPSGLLRESEASNSQDRPSDHHEKS; this is encoded by the coding sequence ATGGCAAAATTGGATTGGATCGAGGGGCTGGTGTGCTTCGCTGAGCGCAGCCAGATAAACTCCAACGTCATTGCCGGTGTCGAACAGGTATGGGAAACGTTGCGCGGCGAAAGAGCCTTCCCCGCGCGCGAAGAAATCGACCCGGTCGCATTCAGATCCTGGCTGCCCTACCTGTCTGTCATGGAACTGCACGATGGACCTTTCCGCGTACTCTACCGCCTGATCGGGACCGAGGTCGCGCGATTTGCGGGTGAGGATTTTTCCGGGAAGTGGCTGCACGAGACGGGATGGAGCGACAAGCATCAGGCGCTGAACCTCATACTTTATGAGCGTCTGTTCAGGACACGACAACCCGTCTACGGCTTTTCACGCGTCGACTGGCAGGGCAGTTCAGAGTACACGTTTCAGTGGGCCTTGCTTCCGCTCGGCGACCGAGTTGGTGCGGTCTCGCATTGCCTGAGCGTCGATGACTTTTCCCACATCGCCCCGCCCAGCGGCCTTCTGCGAGAGTCCGAGGCGAGCAATAGCCAAGACCGCCCATCCGACCACCATGAGAAGAGCTGA
- a CDS encoding sel1 repeat family protein: protein MLRTFRQAGFASCLMALLAVAASGANAQGTSEIDPGSAAFMHGDFALAMQEWSRKAQAGDAEAMNNVGILYNKGLGVDRDAALAATWYRRAAELGFANAQFNLANLLYSGDGVERDLKQSAAWYHEAGRRGHLGAQYFLGLMYADGEGVPEDKMEALKWIVKAADGGNAAAQYEVGRMLVGGDGLQADPVKGAEYTLKSAHAGNSKASLLMAQLYAAGTGTEQNDLEAYVWARIAADRLKPGQDSRKAHALIEELESRMEEGAIKAAERVIEIRNPKPDAEEQPPAP from the coding sequence ATGTTGCGTACATTTCGGCAAGCTGGCTTTGCATCCTGCCTCATGGCGTTGCTTGCCGTTGCCGCGTCGGGAGCCAACGCCCAGGGTACCAGTGAAATCGATCCCGGCTCCGCCGCCTTCATGCATGGTGACTTTGCTTTGGCGATGCAGGAATGGTCGCGAAAGGCGCAGGCTGGCGACGCAGAAGCGATGAACAATGTCGGCATCCTTTACAACAAGGGGCTCGGCGTCGATCGTGATGCGGCCTTGGCGGCGACCTGGTATCGGCGCGCCGCTGAACTTGGTTTTGCAAATGCCCAGTTCAATCTCGCCAACCTGCTTTACTCCGGCGATGGCGTAGAGCGCGACCTCAAGCAATCCGCCGCCTGGTATCATGAAGCGGGCAGGCGCGGCCATCTCGGTGCGCAATACTTCCTTGGCCTCATGTACGCCGACGGCGAAGGTGTCCCAGAGGACAAGATGGAAGCTCTGAAGTGGATCGTCAAAGCCGCGGACGGTGGCAATGCCGCGGCCCAATATGAAGTGGGCCGCATGCTGGTCGGCGGTGATGGATTGCAGGCGGATCCGGTCAAAGGTGCCGAATACACACTCAAATCCGCCCATGCCGGCAATTCCAAGGCATCGCTGCTGATGGCCCAGCTTTATGCCGCGGGTACTGGCACCGAGCAGAATGATCTCGAAGCCTACGTCTGGGCCCGCATCGCGGCGGACCGACTGAAACCGGGACAGGATTCCAGGAAAGCCCATGCGCTGATCGAGGAACTGGAATCGCGCATGGAAGAAGGCGCCATCAAGGCCGCGGAACGAGTGATCGAGATCCGCAATCCCAAACCCGACGCGGAAGAGCAGCCGCCAGCACCGTGA
- a CDS encoding D-alanyl-D-alanine carboxypeptidase, with amino-acid sequence MLVDAKDGTVLRSEGANALWYPASLTKMMTAFMVFEAAKSGKLHFADKIVVSANAAGQSPTKFGFKTGQKITVEQALTAMIVVSGNDAAVALAESIGGTEERFAQMMTETAHRIGMTRSEFRNASGLPHAGQVTTARDMAELAMHILESYPEHYHFFGKRSVTIAGRTQPSVNGILSSYQGADGMKTGFTCGSGYNLVASAKRNGRRLIGVVLGGSNRGERASLMTQLLNAGFSQTASKKPKLKDVAIKVAAEDQGPPPTLLKGGDCDQRVVEDGNSTITSTARISGWGVVFGAFPQKALAESTIATMKTRLKGTIKKGRPAIIQRTWEGLTRYSALLVGLDQAEAGKACKKVWAENGYCLALSPAVLSNPDAEWR; translated from the coding sequence GTGCTGGTCGATGCCAAGGACGGCACTGTCCTGCGCTCGGAGGGTGCCAATGCACTCTGGTACCCGGCCTCTCTCACCAAGATGATGACCGCCTTCATGGTGTTCGAGGCCGCCAAATCCGGGAAGCTGCACTTTGCCGACAAGATCGTCGTATCAGCCAATGCCGCCGGACAATCACCAACCAAGTTCGGTTTCAAGACGGGTCAAAAAATCACGGTAGAGCAAGCGCTTACGGCCATGATCGTGGTCTCCGGCAATGACGCGGCGGTGGCGCTGGCCGAATCTATCGGCGGGACCGAGGAGCGCTTCGCCCAAATGATGACCGAAACGGCACACCGTATCGGCATGACGCGAAGCGAGTTCCGCAATGCCTCGGGCCTGCCCCATGCAGGGCAGGTGACCACAGCACGGGATATGGCGGAACTGGCCATGCACATCCTGGAAAGCTACCCCGAGCACTATCATTTCTTCGGCAAGCGGAGCGTTACCATCGCCGGTCGCACGCAGCCGTCGGTTAACGGTATCCTCTCTTCATATCAGGGCGCCGATGGCATGAAGACCGGGTTTACCTGCGGATCCGGCTACAATCTGGTGGCGTCCGCAAAGCGCAATGGCCGCCGTCTGATCGGCGTGGTGCTGGGTGGCAGCAACCGCGGCGAGCGCGCTTCTTTGATGACCCAACTTCTGAATGCCGGATTCTCACAAACGGCCAGCAAAAAGCCAAAGCTCAAAGACGTGGCGATCAAGGTTGCCGCGGAAGATCAGGGACCGCCGCCAACTTTGCTGAAGGGTGGCGATTGCGACCAGCGCGTGGTCGAGGACGGCAATTCGACCATTACCTCGACTGCCAGGATTTCAGGCTGGGGTGTCGTGTTCGGCGCCTTTCCGCAAAAAGCCCTGGCTGAGAGCACGATTGCGACCATGAAGACCAGGCTCAAGGGCACGATCAAGAAGGGGCGGCCTGCCATTATCCAGCGTACCTGGGAGGGGCTCACCCGTTACTCCGCCTTGCTGGTCGGTCTCGATCAGGCCGAGGCCGGGAAGGCCTGCAAGAAGGTCTGGGCCGAGAACGGCTACTGCCTGGCCCTTAGTCCGGCGGTCCTCTCAAATCCAGACGCGGAATGGCGCTAG
- a CDS encoding sel1 repeat family protein translates to MIRITRNLMVGGFLGLAVLSGLTGLAALPAHADYQSGVDAYYKGDFRAAYEAWLPLAEAGDPVAQNSLGALYDHGLGVTEDNAEAARWYEMAAQQGFPLAMRNMGNQYATGHGVPFDLEAAKQWYERAAAAGDQQSAALLNHLRPATTPPVDPQRWRRRCSPRLASLATLPSPWTRPSRGRNLPTRR, encoded by the coding sequence GTGATCCGAATCACGCGCAATCTGATGGTTGGTGGGTTTCTCGGGCTGGCTGTCTTGTCCGGACTGACTGGCCTTGCCGCCTTGCCTGCCCATGCCGATTACCAGAGCGGTGTCGACGCCTACTACAAGGGCGATTTCCGCGCCGCCTATGAGGCATGGCTGCCATTGGCGGAAGCCGGCGATCCGGTTGCCCAAAACAGTCTGGGCGCCCTCTACGATCACGGTCTGGGCGTCACCGAGGACAATGCCGAGGCCGCGCGCTGGTACGAGATGGCAGCCCAGCAGGGCTTCCCGCTCGCCATGCGCAACATGGGCAATCAATATGCCACGGGCCATGGCGTGCCGTTCGACCTCGAAGCTGCCAAGCAATGGTACGAGCGGGCAGCCGCGGCCGGCGACCAGCAATCTGCCGCCCTCCTCAATCACCTGCGGCCGGCGACCACGCCGCCAGTGGATCCGCAGCGATGGCGACGCCGGTGTTCGCCGCGCCTAGCGTCACTGGCAACATTGCCGAGCCCGTGGACGCGCCCGTCGCGGGGACGCAATCTGCCGACACGGCGGTGA